Below is a window of Leguminivora glycinivorella isolate SPB_JAAS2020 chromosome 11, LegGlyc_1.1, whole genome shotgun sequence DNA.
gcgttacctttggggaacgctcggctagatggcgctaatattaatatttgacattttaaaacatatcaagctaacaatatgggccaaattgtcaaaactgaggttcaaacgttttaagcttgtgtcgagagatggcagtctttgcactgtgattacacattttacttcgacagtaactctctataatactcgatcctctttgatataaaTGTAATGCAAGTATAATTGGTGTAAACCGTTACAGTACAGTACACAGTATTTACAGTACAGTAACATACCGGCGTGCAGCGAGTGGTGGTCGTGCAGCGCGTGCGCGGCGTGCGCGTGCAGCTCGCCGGCCACGGCCTCGTACGTGCTCTTCATGTGGTGAGTACACGTACAGTACAGTACACAGTATTTACAGTACAGTAACATACCGGCGTGCAGCGAGTGGTGGTCGTGCAGCGCGTGCGCGGCGTGCGCGTGCAGCTCGCCGGCCACGGCCTCGTACGTGCTCTTCATGTGGTGAGTACACGTACAGTACAGTACACAGTATTTACAGTACAGTAACATACCGGCGTGCAGCGAGTGGTGGTCGTGCAGCGCGTGCGCGGCGTGCGCGTGCAGCTCGCCGGCCACGGCCTCGTACGTGCTCTTCATGTGGTGAGTACACGTACAGTACAGTACACAGTATTTACAGTACAGTAACATACCGGCGTGCAGCGAGTGGTGGTCGTGCAGCGCGTGCGCGGCGTGCGCGTGCAGCTCGCCGGCCACGGCCTCGTACGTGCTCTTCATGTGGTGAGTACACGTACAGTACAGTACACAGTATTTACAGTACAGTAACATACCGGCGTGCAGCGAGTGGTGGTCGTGCAGCGCGTGCGCGGCGTGCGCGTGCAGCTCGCCGGCCACGGCCTCGTACGTGCTCTTCATGTGGTGAGTACACGTACAGTACAGTACACAGTATTTACAGTACAGTAACATACCGGCGTGCAGCGAGTGGTGGTCGTGCAGCGCGTGCGCGGCGTGCGCGTGCAGCTCGCCGGCCACGGCCTCGTACGTGCTCTTCATGTGGTGAGTACACGTACAGTACAGTACACAGTATTTACAGTACAGTAACATACCGGCGTGCAGCGAGTGGTGGTCGTGCAGCGCGTGCGCGGCGTGCGCGTGCAGCTCGCCGGCCACGGCCTCGTACGTGCTCTTCATGTGGTGAGTACACGTACAGTACAGTACACAGTATTTACAGTACAGTAACATACCGGCGTGCAGCGAGTGGTGGTCGTGCAGCGCGTGCGCGGCGTGCGCGTGCAGCTCGCCGGCCACGGCCTCGTACGTGCTCTTCATGTGGTGAGTACACGTACAGTACAGTACACAGTATTTACAGTACAGTAACATACCGGCGTGCAGCGAGTGGTGGTCGTGCAGCGCGTGCGCGGCGTGCGCGTGCAGCTCGCCGGCCACGGCCTCGTACGTGCTCTTCATGTGGTGAGTACACGTACAGTACAGTACACAGTATTTACAGTACAGTAACATACCGGCGTGCAGCGAGTGGTGGTCGTGCAGCGCGTGCGCGGCGTGCGCGTGCAGCTCGCCGGCCACGGCCTCGTACGTGCTCTTCATGTGGTGAGTACACGTACAGTACAGTACACAGTATTTACAGTACAGTAACATACCGGCGTGCAGCGAGTGGTGGTCGTGCAGCGCGTGCGCGGCGTGCGCGTGCAGCTCGCCGGCCACGGCCTCGTACGTGCTCTTCATGTGGTGAGTACACGTACAGTACAGTACACAGTATTTACAGTACAGTAACATACCGGCGTGCAGCGAGTGGTGGTCGTGCAGCGCGTGCGCGGCGTGCGCGTGCAGCTCGCCGGCCACGGCCTCGTACGTGCTCTTCATGTGGTGAGTACACGTACAGTACAGTACACAGTATTTACAGTACAGTAACATACCGGCGTGCAGCGAGTGGTGGTCGTGCAGCGCGTGCGCGGCGTGCGCGTGCAGCTCGCCGGCCACGGCCTCGTACGTGCTCTTCATGTGGTGAGTACACGTACAGTACAGTACACAGTATTTACAGTACAGTAACATACCGGCGTGCAGCGAGTGGTGGTCGTGCAGCGCGTGCGCGGCGTGCGCGTGCAGCTCGCCGGCCACGGCCTCGTACGTGCTCTTCATGTGGTGAGTACACGTACAGTACAGTACACAGTATTTACAGTACAGTAACATACCGGCGTGCAGCGAGTGGTGGTCGTGCAGCGCGTGCGCGGCGTGCGCGTGCAGCTCGCCGGCCACGGCCTCGTACGTGCTCTTCATGGCCGCCGTGCGGCGACCTTGCTGCATCTGCAATACATATGTACGGTCACTGGATTATCAACaactataggctagtttcctatacttcaaataatagtacattacgatacaagtgcgtaaaaaggaaggtcgaaacgagtggcgataaattaaaacacgaccgaagggagtcttttaaatcgacacgagttacgaatggATAAtgagatggtgtttttttttacgcactagtgcgtgaaGTGGTTCATtctatgccaggtcgaaacttcggagggccatctgtactgaaaaacgtcgtaccatacacgtgcgaaaaggaaattcgtaactcgtgtcgatttaaaacactcccttcggtcgtgttttaatttatcgccactcgtttcgaacttccttttttacgcacttgtatcgtaatgtactattatgcagtgcacaaaataaagaaccacataattagaagaaaaatatggacagtagttatgttcataatttctatttaataagtcaaagagaaagatataaagtataTGATTTGACCGTGAAgccactcctcagtatttcatagtaattccatattagcaaatcgttttgacagttcttaaaaagaagctgatttgactagtaggaaactagtaGCCCATTATAGAGGAGTAGAGATGTCACACGATTTATGGAACCTATGGCTCGACGTCGAATTTAATAGGAGGGCAGCATGGCAAATTTCATCGCAACAAAGCATGCAATCTTGTAAGAATCAgtgtaaagctgagtttagacctgcaagttattgctgcaagttttgagacgcaactataagtaagagtgagtggcaaatatctgcatctctttcttgcatatacttgtttcaaaacttgcagcaagaacttgctcgtctaaaccTGGCTTTAGGCCTGAGAGGTCGCTCGGAGTGTTCGGTTCGGCGATGCGTGGAGCGGGGTAGGCCCGCCCTTGTGCacgctatgcagcgtcgactcaggacatttttatgagcttcaattgtttcacactagtgttgagttcctcactcgtgaggcacctcatttgtaccactcatattgttaatttgtcgcagtacttcacacggcaaaaatgtattgcatcacacttcaactcaccgcacctcattttactcgcttgtgacagtcgcaacacaaacacctcacgcctcacaaagcattcacgtacttcaaatgtcacaaaaacgtcaaaactcatcatccacacgcgcgcctcgcggccctcaaatactcgctcgcaacacaaacacctcattcctcacagatcatgcacatacttcaaatgtcacaaaacgtcaaaaactcatcatccactcgcgcgcctcgcggcagacgcggccctcaaactccgtcgcgagagtcgacacctcAAATGAAGTGATCAACCACACGTTCAGTTATCGAACTACAGACCTTATGGCCGGGACAAAAGGTCcaccgataaaataaaatgtatcgtttgactcgtttgtaccggaaatcgctttgtaccggaaagacagaagaggcactgtgacaacaacacttcaaaaatcctttcaaagtgaaacagatagttacgtttaccataagagggagtgagacagacacacgcGGGCTCCAAATTTGCCTCaccaaaaatacgttacacatgactcgaaagaaaacaatcttatgcgccgcaagttttcatacattttacgcctttttgatcccaggatagttaacttgctcgcaaaaatcgcgcgaaaaatcagacgatttcgcgtgaaccacatcttttgtctctgtcgcatttgtgaagtcatgaataaatgcagctgagatgcaaaatgttgtttttcgcggcaggtcttcatttttgaattttttgatagcTATTATTGTGCTAACACATTGACCAGTATAACGTGATCTACCGCAGCAATAGAGTTTGTATGGCTATTGTTATGTGTAATCAGGGAGCTCTCTTAGACTGGACGTTGAAATGGTAACTCAAGTGTTTTGAATATTCGGAATACCAAGCATACCAACACAGAGGACCAACCACTGAGAAGATGCGTTTACGAAGCTTGCTTAAAAACAATTACAAGATTACTGaccgaaatataatataaattatgtgaagcatggtagtttaattaagtatttaatcagtaatagaaagaataattcatttcttaattcaatagaatgataaataaatccgacacgaaacgtaattcacggttgacgttgacagtaatgacagtttACAGAAGAAAAGTTAGTTTGTACGTACTTAGTTGCATTAGCAATATTTGCACAAAGTTTAGTTTTGTCCTACagtgataatactaataaatgagccaaaatgtaataatggtgacaacttttacacaatcaaatatacctgtgattctgccttagtgtcatttgtgtgcaaaaaaatagtgaaactgaactgaaaagacttaccggcgtcgcgaatgttgatggtgtttttaattactatcatattgcttttaaaacacatggagtggtaggtttgttatttttatgtaaaagtggtactaattataaaacaatacgaactttagtttgttttaaaacatgcagttttatggtaactatgctaatcaaagtatgttattattaagctgttaataatatgaaaccactgtaatttgtagcagtaatttaaatggaacaaactgtaaataatattattcaatggcaaaattagacccagttccataaaaacatcaaattaagttgttatgcaggcctctatgacagtccttgaaatattttttaattttatctattttctcttgttaaatgttcaagtactcattatgactaatgaaatttaGTATGTATAAAGGATATTTACCTAGTACACAACTACACATACTAGTTTTTGTTGCCGATGGATTTTGTCAAACAGCTGATGctagaaattatatatatatacagatcagtacctcacctcatttgaagtaagacattgtaacacctcatttttggaaatgaggtactcatacaaactcatttgaaattgatgtcCTACCCATCACTATTTCACACGCCGTTTGCCCCGCTCtgttatggcccctgtacacatatggccaacggtttcaccaacccccttggccaagcgtgtagagggctacttggccgtatgttggcagttggcgctagcgctgaatatttacgaaaataataagtttatctatgccaataatagtgttgattttaggaaataaaataaccttgcaaatgtttaatgtattgcctaaaaaagataaatgtgcttatcagaatattcaaaaaaattgttaatatttcaaatgacctagaatttcctagccttttccattccacgtccatctttcatgaagagccaatgccaagtgattggttcgccaatgtgtaaatagcggctcttatcttggccaagggcttccaccaagggttggtggaaccgttggccacatgtgtacagcggccgtTACACTACAAACAACCAATAAAATTACCTGTTGAGTAGCTGCGATAGCCTGGCTGGCCGCTGCAGCTATAGCGTTTGTGGCTTGACCCAAGGTATACGAATCACGGCCCAATGCAGCCtgaaacattttataattaacTTAACATTTTGTTTAGCGCGTTGAAGAGTGAAGTCTCACCCGAAGCTTAGTTTTTCCACATTTGTATTTGGgagaatcaactttttgaccagCTCAAATCTGTCCGAAATTTAAAACTTCGTTTTAAAATTCCTCCCTTAAATAGTGGATTTTATACTTTTCACTTTATAGTTTAGGTACTCACGTATGGTGTAAACCCCATAGACTGGAATTTTGTTCATTAGAAATTCTTGGTAACTTTGAATGACGCCAAAGACACTCAAAACTAtcagtcaaaaagttgattcgcctaTTTATTCTGAGCATTAATAGCAATAATTGCAGACATTCctagtgccgtagccgaatggcatttctgcgacgcgaaacgaaaacgaaacgccgcgaaagttagtctggctctgtcgcgccaatacgcaagagcgatagagatagatatctacgatcgtttcgtttcgtgagcg
It encodes the following:
- the LOC125231246 gene encoding uncharacterized protein LOC125231246 isoform X1 yields the protein MKSTYEAVAGELHAHAAHALHDHHSLHAGMLLYCKYCVLYCTCTHHMKSTYEAVAGELHAHAAHALHDHHSLHAGMLLYCKYCVLYCTCTHHMKSTYEAVAGELHAHAAHALHDHHSLHAGMLLYCKYCVLYCTCTHHMKSTYEAVAGELHAHAAHALHDHHSLHAGMLLYCKYCVLYCTCTHHMKSTYEAVAGELHAHAAHALHDHHSLHAGMLLYCKYCVLYCTCTHHMKSTYEAVAGELHAHAAHALHDHHSLHAGMLLYCKYCVLYCTCTHHMKSTYEAVAGELHAHAAHALHDHHSLHAGMLLYCKYCVLYCTCTHHMKSTYEAVAGELHAHAAHALHDHHSLHAGMLLYCKYCVLYCTCTHHMKSTYEAVAGELHAHAAHALHDHHSLHAGMLLYCKYCVLYCTCTHHMKSTYEAVAGELHAHAAHALHDHHSLHAGMLLYCKYCVLYCTCTHHMKSTYEAVAGELHAHAAHALHDHHSLHAGMLLYCKYCVLYCTCTHHMKSTYEAVAGELHAHAAHALHDHHSLHAGMLLYCKYCVLYCTCTHHMKSTYEAVAGELHAHAAHALHDHHSLHAGMLLYCKYCVLYCTCTHHMKSTYEAVAGELHAHAAHALHDHHSLHAGHSAAAHGAHAHGSAGASASNKRHKQKKSYTLAPAATAAHAQPTLAPVASRSSSPTVVMNNVVNNVAIEEPMEEEWTYDPNEPRYCICNQVSYGDMVACDNQDCPYEWFHYPCVGITAPPKGKWYCPQCQTNMRRNRAHRKN